The Nitrospira lenta genome window below encodes:
- a CDS encoding LEPR-XLL domain-containing protein — MSLAQLFYAKQAYCRAMRWVRQWRQQRRTPHPTRSFMIEPLEPRLLMSANPATLATVTLTNAANLQPAIVEGAQFPPGAFAATGGSRLHESFTTAGEVDAFYFDATAGQHMALELMPHASAIQGRVEILDPNGVSIGSVDAGTAGGYVLLQDKVLSQTGRYTIEFESLNGTGTYDGNVFVGTTALPTVAATTNNWINAAGGNWSVGANWSRGVAPTTVDIVGVTLDGTYTVTMDVSSTITGLVLGGSLGTQSLAIGAQSLSLSGINNPSLVGAHGILSLSSGTLSRAGEVDINGAINWAGGTIGGTGFVVLGQTGTMAVTGNAHTLIGTFENQGTTTWSASNITMSGSTFLNKGSVLATTAPSTTLSMQGGVTGGTNSFINQGILQKQGTGTLGVTTSSTAVNFDNSGLVDVQAGTFNLEQGSASHGQFNIASGATVAFSGGRTYTFLTGTTVTGPGAVQVNNDNLVVNADLSIANLSLSSGSVGGTGTLTLMGASTWSGGTLSGTGRTLIASTGSLDITSGVTLSRVLENQGTATWTAGGLQFNSGQLLNTGTFSANSAGTLQAYGTGGTNNRFTNQGIFRKQGVGTVSIQ; from the coding sequence ATGAGCCTCGCACAGTTGTTCTACGCGAAACAGGCCTATTGCCGAGCGATGCGTTGGGTGCGGCAATGGCGGCAACAGCGGCGCACTCCCCATCCAACCCGTTCATTCATGATTGAACCGCTCGAACCGCGGCTGCTCATGTCGGCCAACCCGGCAACACTAGCGACCGTTACACTGACCAACGCCGCCAATCTGCAACCTGCCATAGTCGAAGGCGCCCAATTTCCTCCCGGTGCATTTGCCGCAACGGGAGGGTCACGTCTTCATGAAAGTTTCACCACTGCTGGTGAAGTCGATGCGTTCTACTTCGATGCAACCGCCGGGCAGCATATGGCGCTTGAGTTGATGCCGCATGCATCGGCCATTCAAGGCCGGGTTGAAATTCTCGATCCCAATGGCGTCTCAATTGGTTCGGTCGATGCAGGCACCGCCGGCGGCTACGTGTTATTGCAAGATAAAGTTCTGAGCCAAACAGGTCGTTACACAATCGAGTTTGAAAGCCTGAACGGGACTGGAACCTACGACGGCAATGTCTTCGTCGGAACGACCGCTTTGCCGACCGTCGCGGCGACGACAAATAACTGGATCAATGCAGCGGGAGGCAACTGGAGTGTTGGCGCGAATTGGAGCCGTGGCGTTGCGCCAACAACAGTAGACATCGTTGGGGTCACGCTTGACGGCACCTACACCGTCACGATGGATGTGAGTTCCACGATTACAGGACTAGTCCTTGGCGGGAGTCTAGGGACTCAGTCTCTCGCTATCGGCGCCCAGTCACTCTCACTTTCCGGGATCAACAATCCTAGTCTCGTTGGGGCACATGGAATACTCAGTCTAAGTAGTGGCACGTTGAGCCGAGCGGGCGAGGTAGACATCAACGGCGCTATAAACTGGGCAGGTGGAACCATAGGCGGAACAGGATTCGTGGTTCTGGGACAAACCGGAACGATGGCCGTAACCGGAAACGCCCACACGCTCATTGGCACATTCGAGAATCAAGGAACGACGACGTGGTCAGCTTCCAACATCACGATGAGCGGAAGTACCTTCCTCAATAAAGGCAGCGTCCTCGCAACGACAGCCCCTTCTACGACCTTGTCGATGCAAGGCGGAGTGACGGGAGGAACCAACTCGTTTATCAACCAAGGGATTCTTCAGAAGCAAGGCACCGGGACCCTTGGCGTCACAACCAGCAGCACGGCGGTGAATTTCGACAATAGCGGGCTTGTGGATGTGCAGGCGGGCACCTTCAATCTTGAACAGGGAAGCGCCAGCCATGGTCAATTCAACATAGCGTCTGGAGCGACCGTGGCCTTTTCAGGAGGGAGAACCTATACCTTCCTGACCGGCACCACCGTGACCGGGCCCGGCGCTGTACAAGTCAACAACGACAATCTCGTCGTCAATGCGGATCTGTCGATAGCAAACCTCTCCCTCAGTAGCGGTAGCGTAGGAGGCACAGGGACTCTGACGCTGATGGGAGCCTCGACGTGGAGTGGCGGGACGCTGAGCGGGACGGGGCGAACGCTCATTGCCTCGACGGGCTCGTTGGATATTACGAGCGGTGTGACACTGAGTCGGGTGCTGGAGAATCAGGGGACGGCGACGTGGACGGCGGGGGGGCTGCAATTCAACAGCGGCCAACTTCTCAACACGGGCACGTTCAGCGCGAACAGCGCCGGCACTTTGCAGGCCTATGGAACCGGCGGGACTAATAACCGGTTCACCAATCAAGGCATCTTCCGCAAACAAGGCGTGGGTACGGTCAGCATCCAGA
- a CDS encoding NADH-quinone oxidoreductase subunit L — protein MDFILPIVAAGAPLLASGLIVLLGATLGEKSSALGVSALALSTFAALASLYHVVQSGPLLLTFSVSRAEPLSYTVLVDRLAAVMMVLITGVSLVIHLYSQRYMHGDQGYIRFFSLLSLLTFVLLTLVMSGHLVWLFLAWHTMTWLLASFISFHHANAAARQAGRTTLLIQGFGDVALLLAIAVLYAAFGTLDLTTLFHAIEAMPSRPTIWTGTRFELDAITSSTLLMVIAIMTKSAQFPFHSWLPGTIEAPTPVSAMLHAGIVNAGGFLVNRLAPLFGQAPTTLYVLFVVGALTALIGASTMLTQSSIKRTLAYSTMGQMGYMVMECGLGAFALAIFHLCAHGLFKATLFLNSGDHIHKARTEYRLPESRGAGDTPAFSFVPWGTGLAITLILPLLILLMAHGLVHISLFESQSSMIFLFFAWVTSAQAIFSLYRLNIVASWKISLTMLATLTFIGLTYLWAGEAFTHFLYPAPEHVAAYFQAAAWHQGLFDSIVILSALIIIGVWILLYGHAHGYRPMWPAWLGTLHTRLYVAFLGGLYIEDLLRALRPKLTPIRPASRRIPR, from the coding sequence ATGGACTTCATTTTGCCGATCGTTGCAGCAGGAGCACCACTTCTCGCTAGCGGCCTGATCGTTCTGCTCGGGGCTACACTGGGCGAGAAAAGCTCGGCGCTCGGGGTCAGCGCCTTGGCGTTGTCAACATTCGCGGCACTAGCTTCTCTCTATCATGTCGTTCAGAGCGGGCCTCTCCTCCTCACGTTTTCCGTGTCGCGCGCCGAACCTCTGTCCTACACGGTCCTCGTCGATCGGCTTGCCGCCGTCATGATGGTCCTCATCACCGGCGTGAGCCTCGTGATTCACCTGTATTCACAGCGCTATATGCACGGCGATCAGGGCTATATCCGATTCTTCAGTCTGCTCAGCCTACTGACCTTCGTGCTTCTGACCCTGGTCATGAGCGGACACCTCGTGTGGCTCTTCCTCGCCTGGCACACCATGACCTGGCTGCTCGCCTCCTTTATTTCCTTTCACCACGCCAATGCAGCGGCCCGCCAAGCCGGACGGACAACGCTGCTGATCCAAGGATTCGGAGATGTCGCACTCCTGCTAGCAATCGCGGTGCTCTATGCGGCCTTCGGCACGCTCGATTTGACGACGCTGTTCCATGCCATCGAGGCGATGCCGAGCCGTCCGACCATCTGGACCGGAACCCGGTTTGAACTGGATGCGATCACGAGCAGCACCCTGCTGATGGTCATCGCGATTATGACCAAGTCCGCTCAGTTTCCATTCCATAGCTGGCTGCCCGGCACGATCGAAGCGCCGACACCTGTATCGGCGATGCTGCATGCCGGCATCGTGAATGCCGGGGGGTTTCTGGTGAACCGCCTGGCGCCGCTGTTCGGCCAAGCACCCACCACGCTCTACGTGCTGTTCGTGGTGGGCGCGCTGACCGCGTTGATCGGCGCCTCGACCATGCTGACCCAATCGAGCATCAAGCGCACACTCGCCTACTCCACCATGGGACAGATGGGCTATATGGTCATGGAATGCGGCCTGGGCGCCTTCGCGCTCGCGATCTTTCATCTCTGCGCCCACGGTCTCTTCAAAGCCACGCTGTTCTTGAATTCAGGAGATCACATTCACAAAGCCCGAACCGAGTATAGGCTGCCCGAGTCTCGCGGCGCCGGCGACACCCCGGCGTTCTCATTCGTTCCCTGGGGAACCGGACTCGCCATCACGCTCATCCTGCCGTTGTTGATTTTGCTGATGGCTCACGGCCTCGTCCATATTTCCCTGTTCGAATCACAGAGCAGCATGATCTTTCTGTTCTTTGCCTGGGTAACTTCGGCACAAGCCATCTTCAGTCTCTACCGGCTGAACATCGTCGCCTCCTGGAAGATCTCGCTCACAATGCTCGCGACCCTGACCTTCATCGGATTGACCTATCTCTGGGCGGGAGAAGCCTTTACGCACTTCCTGTATCCGGCACCGGAACATGTCGCCGCCTATTTCCAAGCGGCCGCCTGGCACCAGGGCCTCTTCGATAGCATCGTTATTCTATCGGCCCTGATCATCATCGGAGTCTGGATACTGCTCTACGGCCACGCTCACGGCTACCGGCCGATGTGGCCGGCGTGGCTCGGCACCCTGCACACCCGTCTCTACGTGGCGTTCCTCGGCGGCCTCTATATCGAAGATCTGTTGCGGGCCCTGCGCCCGAAGCTCACGCCGATACGCCCGGCTTCTCGCCGGATACCCCGCTGA
- a CDS encoding P-II family nitrogen regulator: MSGLTLHPMKEIKIIVQGDQLKFITDLLDRTGATGYTLINNISGKGHHGFHEGHLLFNDTSSQVMVFTVVPENKVEPILAGLGPLFNRHSGAMFVTDVTVSRREHFAPA; this comes from the coding sequence ATGAGCGGCCTGACATTGCATCCGATGAAAGAAATCAAAATCATCGTACAAGGCGACCAGTTGAAGTTTATTACAGACCTGCTGGACCGGACCGGCGCGACCGGCTATACCCTCATCAATAATATCTCGGGCAAGGGCCACCATGGATTTCACGAAGGACACCTGTTGTTCAACGACACGAGCAGCCAGGTCATGGTGTTCACCGTCGTTCCGGAAAACAAAGTGGAGCCGATCCTGGCCGGCCTGGGTCCGCTTTTCAATCGCCATTCCGGCGCCATGTTCGTGACCGACGTGACGGTCAGCCGGCGAGAACATTTTGCCCCCGCATGA
- a CDS encoding ATP-binding protein gives MPSAQSGGSREPTVAQPEIAAAEILAWVSDCIEGGLCLIARGILFFENAQFGALVETPDEAALSAMKPGGSLRARLFADARAWNEASLGTRGTTAYHLAGRDGHPLIYECRFNVVPFHGGTGVLLLLQDVTERTLLAHEASQVARFQSVLAKIGTLAVSDASAHDLMNEAVRHTAHALHLELCKILIARESDDHLVVVAGIGLEEGLIGKLTIEGGTHSQAGFAIRERLPVVVRDLRNETRFTPSKLLTEHGGIAGMCVPMLVEDRVYGVMTAHAKQVRDFTEKEQEFLCAVANTVATVLERRRRADTQRDLYHRLFMSAQDGILLTDTDGRILEWNPALERMTGWPREEALGRRPGILKSGKHTPEFYGRLWETLRSGQPFVDRFVNRRKDGSEFLVWESVSPVKDRDGTTQFYMAILTDLSEREQMLEALRHTEQIKLVGQLAGGILHEVRNPLIGLGSLATHLAEQSQLPQSARDRCRLIAREAARIDELLESHLGQMRPRPFDLRPCDLPSLIDDTLALLRPNLSKQRIAVRKTIADGVRTIEASRAHLQQVCLNITMNAIDAMPDGGELAITISPATKRGAGVLLRFSDTGKGILPDNLERIFEPFFTNGKAKGVGLGLTITHDIVERHGGQLSIDSPPGSGAVVEVWLPMTHEA, from the coding sequence ATGCCATCCGCCCAATCCGGCGGTTCCCGCGAACCCACCGTGGCACAACCGGAAATCGCCGCCGCCGAAATTTTGGCGTGGGTCAGCGACTGCATCGAGGGGGGACTCTGCCTGATCGCCCGCGGCATCCTGTTTTTTGAAAATGCACAGTTCGGCGCACTGGTCGAAACACCGGACGAGGCAGCTCTGTCCGCGATGAAGCCCGGCGGGTCTTTACGCGCGCGCTTGTTCGCCGACGCCCGCGCGTGGAACGAGGCCTCCCTGGGGACACGCGGCACCACGGCCTATCACCTGGCCGGTCGTGACGGACATCCGCTGATCTATGAATGTCGCTTCAACGTGGTCCCCTTCCACGGCGGCACCGGCGTACTCCTCCTCCTGCAGGACGTGACGGAGAGAACCCTCCTTGCGCACGAAGCCTCCCAAGTCGCACGGTTCCAATCGGTGTTGGCGAAGATTGGCACCCTCGCTGTCAGCGATGCCTCGGCTCACGATCTGATGAACGAGGCCGTGCGGCATACAGCCCACGCGCTGCACCTGGAATTGTGCAAAATCCTGATCGCCAGAGAGTCCGACGACCACCTCGTCGTCGTGGCGGGAATCGGCCTCGAAGAGGGACTGATCGGCAAACTGACGATCGAAGGCGGCACCCATTCGCAAGCCGGCTTTGCTATTCGCGAGCGGCTGCCCGTTGTCGTACGCGATCTCCGAAACGAAACTCGATTTACCCCCTCCAAGCTCCTCACGGAACATGGCGGCATCGCCGGCATGTGCGTCCCCATGCTCGTCGAAGACCGTGTCTACGGCGTCATGACCGCTCATGCCAAACAGGTGCGAGACTTCACCGAGAAAGAACAGGAGTTCCTCTGCGCAGTCGCGAACACGGTCGCCACGGTACTGGAACGGCGGCGGCGAGCCGACACCCAGCGCGATCTCTATCACCGGCTCTTTATGTCGGCGCAAGACGGCATTCTGCTCACTGACACCGACGGCCGCATCCTGGAATGGAACCCCGCGCTGGAACGGATGACGGGCTGGCCCCGCGAGGAAGCCCTGGGCCGGCGCCCCGGCATTCTAAAATCCGGCAAGCACACCCCGGAATTTTACGGCCGCCTGTGGGAGACCCTCCGCTCAGGGCAACCGTTCGTCGACCGCTTCGTCAACCGGCGCAAAGACGGCTCTGAGTTTCTAGTCTGGGAAAGCGTCAGCCCCGTAAAAGACCGGGACGGCACCACCCAATTCTATATGGCCATTCTCACCGACTTGAGCGAGCGGGAACAGATGCTGGAAGCGCTCCGCCATACCGAGCAAATCAAGCTCGTAGGACAATTGGCCGGAGGCATCTTACATGAAGTGCGCAACCCCCTGATCGGCCTCGGCAGCCTCGCCACCCACCTTGCCGAGCAAAGTCAGCTCCCTCAGTCCGCCAGGGACCGCTGCCGTCTTATCGCACGCGAAGCGGCCCGAATCGACGAGCTACTTGAATCTCATCTGGGACAGATGCGGCCGCGGCCATTCGATCTTCGCCCCTGCGACCTTCCCTCGCTCATCGACGACACGCTGGCCTTGCTTCGCCCCAACCTCTCCAAACAGCGCATCGCGGTGCGAAAGACCATCGCGGACGGCGTGCGGACTATTGAGGCCTCACGCGCCCATCTTCAGCAGGTGTGCCTAAACATCACGATGAATGCGATCGACGCCATGCCCGACGGAGGCGAACTGGCAATCACGATCAGTCCCGCAACCAAGCGCGGCGCCGGCGTCCTGCTGCGCTTCTCGGACACCGGCAAAGGGATTCTGCCGGACAACTTGGAGCGGATTTTCGAACCCTTCTTCACCAACGGCAAGGCCAAAGGCGTCGGACTCGGTCTGACGATCACGCACGACATCGTCGAGCGCCACGGCGGACAGCTGTCCATTGACAGCCCGCCTGGCAGCGGCGCGGTAGTGGAGGTGTGGCTGCCGATGACACACGAGGCCTAA
- a CDS encoding sigma-54-dependent transcriptional regulator, whose product MSWQLLLVEDEPSVREAFALRLNDQGYVVQTADSGEEAFALLRSFEPDILILDLVMPNLSGLDVLARVKQMSPHLLVILLTARGTVKDAVEATKLGAFDFVAKSIDMEDLHHALRRATELLTLQRQVRLQSGHNTERYALDRITGKSPATLAFLSQLRELAKSDRVTVLLQGETGTGKQYMSRVIHHNSARGQKPCIEVDCPSIPRELFESELFGHEKGSFTGALGRKTGLIEMAEGGTVLFDEIGDLPLPLQAKLLRVIEERTLRRVGGSATIPVDVRFMAATNRNLKEAAAKGEFREDLYFRLNVVTLTVPPLRERAEDIIPLAEQFMARSAVALKKPVRVLGESGRAVLRRYAFPGNVRELSNLIERAVLFCQGDSLEAEHFPADVEAHQSMSPHAKALSAPASPHPDDPNSVHLTFQLGKQSLADLEDRIIAEVLQRSDGNKTLAAKHLGITRWMLDRRRKP is encoded by the coding sequence ATGAGCTGGCAATTGCTTCTGGTGGAAGACGAGCCCTCCGTTCGCGAAGCCTTTGCGCTCCGGCTGAACGATCAAGGGTACGTCGTGCAGACCGCCGACTCAGGGGAAGAAGCGTTCGCGCTGCTGCGCTCGTTCGAGCCAGACATTCTCATCCTCGATCTGGTCATGCCGAACCTCTCCGGCCTCGATGTCCTGGCCCGGGTCAAACAGATGTCGCCCCATCTGCTGGTCATCCTCTTAACGGCACGAGGCACGGTCAAAGACGCAGTGGAAGCGACCAAACTCGGAGCTTTCGACTTCGTCGCGAAATCCATCGACATGGAAGATTTGCACCACGCACTCCGCCGGGCGACCGAGCTGCTCACCCTGCAACGCCAGGTTCGGTTGCAGAGCGGGCACAACACGGAACGGTATGCGCTGGATCGCATCACTGGCAAGAGCCCCGCCACGCTGGCGTTTCTGAGCCAGCTCAGGGAATTGGCCAAAAGCGATCGCGTCACCGTGCTGCTTCAAGGCGAAACCGGCACCGGCAAGCAGTACATGAGCCGCGTGATTCATCACAACAGTGCCAGGGGACAGAAGCCCTGTATCGAGGTGGACTGTCCGTCGATCCCCCGCGAGTTGTTTGAAAGCGAATTGTTCGGCCATGAAAAGGGGTCGTTCACCGGTGCCCTGGGACGCAAGACCGGATTGATCGAGATGGCCGAGGGTGGGACGGTCCTCTTCGATGAGATCGGCGATCTCCCGCTTCCGTTACAGGCCAAGCTTCTCCGCGTCATCGAAGAGCGGACCCTCCGCCGCGTCGGCGGATCAGCGACAATTCCGGTCGACGTCCGATTCATGGCCGCGACTAATCGCAATCTCAAGGAGGCGGCGGCGAAAGGCGAGTTCCGCGAAGATCTCTACTTTCGATTGAATGTGGTCACCTTGACCGTCCCGCCGCTCCGCGAACGGGCCGAGGACATCATCCCCCTCGCCGAACAATTCATGGCCCGCTCCGCGGTCGCCCTTAAAAAGCCGGTGCGCGTACTCGGAGAAAGCGGCCGCGCGGTCCTGCGCCGCTACGCCTTTCCCGGCAACGTTCGCGAGCTGAGCAACCTCATCGAGCGGGCCGTGCTCTTCTGTCAGGGGGACTCGCTCGAAGCCGAACATTTTCCGGCCGATGTGGAAGCCCATCAGTCCATGAGTCCTCACGCAAAGGCCCTCTCCGCGCCGGCCTCCCCCCATCCGGACGACCCGAACAGCGTGCACCTGACGTTTCAACTCGGCAAACAATCGCTCGCGGATCTGGAAGACCGCATTATCGCCGAAGTCCTTCAGCGCTCTGACGGGAACAAAACCCTCGCGGCCAAACACCTCGGTATCACCCGCTGGATGCTCGACCGGCGCCGGAAACCGTAG
- a CDS encoding alkaline phosphatase family protein, producing the protein MILRLTIFAVLVAGLFAPGSASDAADPSPTEQVILFVLEGVDRQSLKTGPMPALSRLAKEGAATWSAGMVASPNRLPAMASLLTGLPVEQHGMTWDTFEFSRGYPRPPTIFDYLDLSRGLDSAIFFMDESLYQLAKPEPYTDYQVCGPLKRECSPERLVSYIRQYFRKASSGHGYGHAILALPHLLVVHLPDAGRAGTAHGWDSKEHRAALRSVDHAMASVLAMFNDHGLLAHTTVFVTSLSGTGARQGASTTVSSPVPWIASGAGIKNGHVIRQPVSIIDTGATILRAFQIATHTEWESRAVEEIFRDTPGGAVTSTGGR; encoded by the coding sequence ATGATACTGAGGCTCACCATTTTCGCCGTGCTCGTGGCCGGCCTGTTCGCGCCAGGCTCGGCATCGGATGCGGCGGATCCCTCGCCCACGGAGCAGGTGATTCTGTTCGTCCTCGAAGGGGTTGATCGACAATCCTTGAAAACCGGACCGATGCCTGCCCTCTCGCGTTTGGCTAAGGAAGGAGCCGCGACTTGGTCGGCCGGTATGGTCGCCTCTCCAAACCGTCTCCCCGCAATGGCCTCCCTCCTTACCGGGCTTCCGGTTGAGCAGCACGGCATGACCTGGGACACGTTCGAATTCAGCCGGGGCTATCCACGACCTCCGACAATCTTCGACTACCTCGACCTGAGCAGAGGCCTGGACAGCGCCATCTTCTTCATGGACGAGTCGCTCTACCAGCTCGCGAAGCCGGAACCCTACACCGATTATCAGGTGTGCGGACCGCTGAAGCGAGAATGCAGTCCGGAGCGGCTCGTGTCCTACATCAGACAATACTTCCGGAAAGCGTCGAGTGGGCACGGCTATGGCCACGCGATCCTGGCGCTGCCGCATCTCCTCGTCGTGCACTTGCCGGATGCGGGACGCGCCGGCACCGCCCACGGATGGGACTCGAAGGAACATCGTGCAGCGCTGCGATCGGTGGATCACGCAATGGCGTCGGTACTCGCGATGTTCAACGACCACGGGCTGCTCGCGCACACAACGGTGTTCGTGACGTCTTTGAGCGGAACCGGTGCGCGGCAGGGAGCGTCCACCACCGTCTCATCACCCGTCCCATGGATCGCCTCCGGAGCTGGGATCAAGAACGGGCATGTGATTCGCCAGCCTGTTTCGATTATCGATACCGGCGCCACCATACTGCGCGCCTTTCAGATTGCCACGCATACCGAGTGGGAGAGCCGCGCCGTCGAGGAAATCTTTCGCGACACACCCGGCGGCGCCGTGACTTCGACGGGAGGACGATAG
- a CDS encoding asparagine synthase-related protein yields MSVAPDSDRSAHWNKFVFREAMRHRIPESVRTRVDKMGFPVPTRAWFAHDLYEPMQDLLATRAMRERGIYNVRAIARSLQRHRTGHVDVAQELFNVAQFETLSNLLKGDPALRPSGH; encoded by the coding sequence ATGTCCGTAGCTCCCGACTCTGATCGCTCGGCACACTGGAACAAATTTGTGTTCCGGGAAGCGATGCGCCACCGCATCCCGGAGTCTGTTCGGACACGCGTCGACAAGATGGGATTCCCCGTCCCAACCAGGGCATGGTTCGCGCATGACCTCTATGAACCCATGCAGGACCTTCTGGCGACCCGAGCCATGCGCGAGCGAGGCATCTACAACGTGAGGGCCATCGCGCGGAGCCTTCAGCGACACCGAACCGGACATGTGGACGTAGCGCAAGAACTATTCAACGTGGCCCAGTTTGAAACGTTGTCCAACCTCCTGAAGGGCGATCCGGCTCTGCGCCCATCCGGACATTGA